The Bernardetia litoralis DSM 6794 genome includes a window with the following:
- a CDS encoding O-methyltransferase, which translates to MLLYALKYLYFYFKAGNQHAVHSPFVYQLYTLSIKNTKDYYAFSELENLRQELISDRTQLKITDFGAGSKQTKNLSNKKSISEIARHSAITTKKAQLLFKLVEYFQPKTILELGTSLGISTLFMSLAANNSETQIITFEGCPQIAEKAKENFEELEQENIEIIIGNIDKTLPQNISSLPLLDFVFLDANHRYKPTLNYFNQILEKCHNDTIIILDDIHWSKGMEKAWKEIIKNEKVTVSIDLFQVGLIFLRKEQPKQHFDLRF; encoded by the coding sequence ATGCTACTCTATGCTCTAAAATATCTTTATTTCTACTTTAAAGCAGGTAATCAACATGCTGTTCATTCACCTTTTGTCTATCAGTTATATACTTTGTCAATAAAAAATACCAAAGATTATTATGCTTTTTCAGAACTAGAAAACCTTCGTCAAGAACTTATCTCAGACCGTACACAATTAAAAATTACAGATTTTGGAGCAGGCTCAAAACAGACAAAAAATTTATCTAATAAAAAAAGTATTTCTGAAATAGCTCGTCATTCTGCTATTACCACCAAAAAAGCACAATTATTATTCAAATTGGTAGAATATTTTCAACCCAAAACTATTTTAGAGCTGGGGACTTCTTTAGGAATTTCGACACTTTTTATGTCCTTGGCTGCTAATAATTCTGAAACTCAAATTATTACTTTTGAAGGCTGTCCACAAATAGCAGAAAAAGCAAAAGAAAATTTTGAAGAATTAGAGCAAGAAAATATTGAAATAATAATTGGAAATATAGACAAAACACTTCCCCAAAATATCTCTTCACTTCCTTTGTTAGATTTTGTATTTTTGGATGCTAATCATCGTTACAAACCAACTCTGAATTATTTTAATCAGATTTTGGAGAAATGCCATAATGATACAATTATTATTTTAGATGATATTCATTGGTCAAAAGGAATGGAAAAAGCGTGGAAAGAGATTATTAAAAATGAGAAAGTAACTGTTTCAATAGATTTATTTCAAGTAGGATTGATTTTTTTAAGGAAAGAACAACCCAAACAACATTTTGATTTGAGATTTTGA